From the Porites lutea chromosome 5, jaPorLute2.1, whole genome shotgun sequence genome, the window CTTCAGTTCACTGAATCCGCTTGGCGACTGCCCCGGATCACTTAACGGAGGCATGAGGGCTCCAAGCAAATGCCTTGTTGTTGTTCAGGAATGGTGGGGTATGAATGAACAAATCAAGGAACAAGCGAGGCATATAGGCGAACTGGGCAATTTTGTAACCATGGTTCCTGATTTGTACAGAGGAAGGGTTGCCAGAAACTTTACAGAAGCTTTGCATATCACTCGTGGCCTGGATTATCCAGGTGAGTTTCTACTAACAGCAACTTAAAGTTTCTGTGTATGGTGTAAAAAACATTCAAAGTTATCCTGGACAACCAGCGATATAGAATTTGTTCTTAATGATACTTTAGGAGTTTTTAGTTTAGTCAGGAGCCTTCGAGGGTTACGGGCTCCTAGTCAGTATAATagatattttgaatgttttttaaatcttgATTAAAGCAGCATGATTCTTCTAGCGTTTGCCAGTGTTCTATCTGCTACCACTACTCTTTGTCTCCAGTTTGTCTAATTTCTTATCTGAGTAGGCTGCATACTTTGTCAACCAGCAAGAGATTCAACAGGGTTGGCAGTTTTGTTCGCTGTTAGGTCGTTTCTTGAATGCTATTACATAACTacactacgagcagtctctcgaACGCGCGTGGAAATTGTCACGCGTGTCTCTTCCCCGTGTGTGTTGCTCACTTGTACATGTAATTAGCTTTCGATAGCTTGCATTGTTGTTTTGTCGGTTTATGGTAACAACTCAATGAAACAAAAtctttgttttaattcatttcccCACCAACGGCTGAACAGTTCAGTTTCATTAGAAACTAAACCTTTCCAACTCATTCAACTTTTTATTACTCGTTTACTTCATGTTGCTCTACTGCTTTGATTTTTGAGTCGTTATGTCGAAACTGACAAGTCACGCGAGATGCTCCTACGTGTGTTACGTCATAAACCCCGGGCATATGGTAGAATAAGGCGTGTCAATATAAATTTCTAGATTTCCCTGTTAAATCACAAATATGGGATCAAAACAGCTCGTATTTTGGCGAAGGTCAAGAACTCGGGAGCGGTCAAACAAAGTCCTGGAGCGAGGGTGAAAACGAAGTGTAAGACTTTGCGCGAAAATCTCATCGGTTGCCTTTAGTAAAAAATTGCTGTTGAGGAAAAAGCGGCTGTCTTGCATTCTATGAAACAGCGATTTAATGTGCAAGTTGATTTTGCCTGCAACTTTGACGATGACAAGAGGCCTCTTGATCGCAGGTTAGCAAAGGTTGTAGCGTACAGCATAGCTTTAGCCTGCGTATACAGCTTTCTTTTCGTGCTCCTCAGCGCTACGGACGTTTCACGAGAGAGACGACCATTTTTTCCCGCGAATTGCCCTAGCGGCCGAGAAGTGACAAGAGACGGTTGTATTCGTAGGTTACGACCCCTTTCCTCAGTTTGTATTGCGAACTGTATACACGtggttcatttttgttttttcgcagGAGCAATCCAAGATATCAAGGCAGCAGCGCAGTTTCTTCTCAAATCAGGCTGCAAGAAAGTTGGCGTCACAGGTTTCTGCATGGGAGGTGCCCTGTCTTTGGCAGCGGCTGCCCTTGTTCCAGAAATCTCGGCTGCCGCCCCGTTTTATGGCATCCCCGATATATCGTTAGCTAACGTGTCTACAATCAAGATTCCTGTTCAGTGCCACTTTGGTAAAAACGACTCGTCTAACACAGCTAATCCCGTAGAGTACATGAAACTTGAGCAGAAATTAAAAGCAGGAGGGGTGgattatgaattttacgagtacGATGCAGGCCACGCTTTCACAAATCCACAAAGTAGAAATTATAACAAGACGATAGCCGAGTTG encodes:
- the LOC140938663 gene encoding protein usf-like encodes the protein MLLFEELPGFLSVILNLHVNFDSVYVQKEAVNFSSLNPLGDCPGSLNGGMRAPSKCLVVVQEWWGMNEQIKEQARHIGELGNFVTMVPDLYRGRVARNFTEALHITRGLDYPGAIQDIKAAAQFLLKSGCKKVGVTGFCMGGALSLAAAALVPEISAAAPFYGIPDISLANVSTIKIPVQCHFGKNDSSNTANPVEYMKLEQKLKAGGVDYEFYEYDAGHAFTNPQSRNYNKTIAELSVGRMIEFMNKHLAVGEEEKLSVESDQPGT